The Cloacibacterium caeni region AGAAAGCCAATTGCTGACTGCTGATTGCTTTTTTATCCTCCAACTCTTTTGGTTTTATAGCCCATATCTTGAAGAATTTTCATGATTTTATCACGATTATCTCCTTGTATCACGATAATTCCGTCTTTTTCTGAGCCGCCAATTCCTAGAGTGGTTTTTATTTTTTTAGAAATTTGTTTCAGTTCTTCTTCTGTTCCTTCGAAACCTTCTATTAAAGTCACAGGTTTACCATTTCTACCTTTTTTTTCGAATTTACAGATAAGAGGATTCTTCTGCTCAAATTTTTCTTCTGGCATTTCAAAATCTTGCTCCTCGTGTTCTGGGAAAAGGTTTTTTAATTGGTCTCTTAAATCCATATTACTGTTTCAAAAAAAGGAGTGTAAAGTTACAAATTAACTGATAACAGAAAAATTAATCTTTAAAAATATTTTAAATACTGATAAATGTCGCCTTTAAAAAGAATTATTCTATGCCTATATTTTTCGTAAATTTGCATCATTAAAAAAAAATACTAAAATGGCTAAAAAAGCAATACTTGCCATTCTTGATGGATGGGGTTTAGGAACGGATAATAAAGTGTCTGCAATTTACCAAGCAAACACACCTTTTATAGATTCTTGTTATACAAAATTTCCACATACCACGCTAGAAGCTTCTGGACTTGCAGTAGGTTTACCAGCAGGACAAATGGGAAATTCTGAAGTAGGACACATGAATTTAGGCGCAGGAAGAGTAGTTTACCAAAATTTGGTAAAACTGAATATGGCGGTAGAAAA contains the following coding sequences:
- a CDS encoding translation initiation factor, whose product is MDLRDQLKNLFPEHEEQDFEMPEEKFEQKNPLICKFEKKGRNGKPVTLIEGFEGTEEELKQISKKIKTTLGIGGSEKDGIIVIQGDNRDKIMKILQDMGYKTKRVGG